The Capsicum annuum cultivar UCD-10X-F1 unplaced genomic scaffold, UCD10Xv1.1 ctg80529, whole genome shotgun sequence genome window below encodes:
- the LOC124895195 gene encoding uncharacterized protein LOC124895195 — translation MNERQPQRPCGCVGIFFQLFDQNRRFAKTLFPKKLLSLACLKQASKKFGGDEKQPKLHLIADENSGGFPNAKNNGITDIRCESKREMKAPSLVARLMGLESMPAGSGSKPQKASASETWSNVEDKLGARPGGTDKEDIDFEMAEIKSSEPGLQRFRAKCALTYPTRYFSPLEDEADLVGNSLDHHSTDSYLSSSPNSSSKDKVLDESVDSVDDEPLFPEPDRDLSDCETSLCTRRSCRELIHNISGVLSKINQLKGSKLSYAKQVILNAELIFGTTPQQ, via the exons ATGAATGAGAGACAACCTCAAAGGCCTTGTGGTTGTGTGGGCATTTTCTTTCAGCTCTTTGATCAGAACCGTAGATTTGCCAAGACGCTATTTCCAAAGAAACTGCTTTCACTAG CTTGCTTGAAACAAGCTTCAAAAAAGTTTGGAGGGGATGAGAAGCAGCCAAAGCTTCATTTG ATTGCTGATGAGAACAGTGGGGGCTTTCCAAATGCAAAGAATAATGGAATAACCGATATACGTTGTGAAAGCAAGCGCGAAATGAAAGCTCCAAGTTTGGTTGCTAGGCTCATGGGTTTGGAATCGATGCCAGCAGGATCAGGCAGTAAACCCCAAAAGGCTTCAGCTTCTGAAACTTGGAGCAATGTGGAAGACAAACTTGGTGCTCGACCTGGCGGAACTGATAAAGaagatattgattttgagatgGCCGAAATAAAGAGTTCAGAACCAGGTTTGCAAAGGTTTAGAGCTAAATGTGCTCTCACTTATCCTACTAGATATTTTTCTCCTTTGGAAGATGAAGCAGATTTAGTTGGGAATTCACTTGATCACCATTCAACTGACAGCTACCTCTCCAGCAGTCCCAATAGTAGCTCAA AGGACAAAGTGCTTGATGAATCAGTGGACTCTGTTGATGATGAACCACTCTTTCCAGAACCTGATAGAGATCTTTCGGATTGTGAGACCTCATTATGCACTAGGAGGAGTTGCAGAGAACTGATTCATAACATTTCTGGAGTGCTCAGCAAGATTAATCAGTTAAAAGGAAGCAAACTCAGCTACGCAAAACAGGTCATTTTGAATGCTGAACTCATATTTGGAACTACACCTCAACAGTAG
- the LOC124895200 gene encoding uncharacterized protein LOC124895200 yields MASPLPSRPPPANRATSGAAIDGDGQPSLHVATPSSSRLLSPLRRTSNSRDTASNPLPQRYLRQTPSAFQPCNPSSSKMKNPSSESYWEEKVCESHSAEWEKR; encoded by the exons ATGGCCAGCCCGCTCCCTTCTCGTCCTCCACCGGCGAACAGGGCCACCAGTGGGGCCGCCATCGATGGAGACGGCCAGCCAAGCCTCCATGTTGCCACTCCATCCTCCAGTCGCCTTCTTTCTCCCCTCCGGCGAACGTCCAACAGCCGCGACACAGCCTCGAATCCTCTCCCACAGCGATACCTCCGGCAAACCCCTTCGGCGTTTCAACCATGCAACCCTTCTTCATCGAAAATGAAGAATCCGTCTTCAG AATCTTATTGGGAAGAAAAAGTGTGTGAATCACATTCAGCTGAGTGGGAGAAAAGGTGA
- the LOC124895196 gene encoding uncharacterized protein LOC124895196 → MSSLDESLRLTGKVGRKRIGVDINQVKEIPLCLRTNIRSLAFAMNMAKSTVFQRVKDGTLRPHSNSIKPQLTEGNKKVRLQYCLSMIDKNTIHINPMFMNMFNYVHIDEKWFFLSKKVDRYYLLRGEHEPDPYCSYKIKNFIPKVMFMAAVARPRFDENGIELFSRKIGIFSFVVKEPAKRNSKNRTAETMETKPIQSVAKDITRACLIEKVLPAIRAIWPASNSNNPIFLQQDNARPHIGNNDLEFIEAARQDGFDIRLCFKPSNSSDLNVLDLGFFRAIQSLQYQKAPKNVDELAEAVERSFDEMKAKQLNH, encoded by the coding sequence ATGTCGTCGTTAGATGAGTCTTTAAGACTTACAGGTAAAGTTGGAAGAAAACGGATTGGAGTCGACATTAATCAAGTCAAAGAAATTCCACTTTGTCTTCGAACAAATATTCGATCTCTGGCTTTTGCGATGAACATGGCAAAATCAACCGTCTTTCAGCGTGTGAAAGATGGAACTCTTCGGCCACATTCTAATTCCATCAAGCCTCAGTTAACCGAAGGAAACAAAAAGGTACGACTTCAATACTGCCTCTCAATGATTGATAAGAATACAATCCACATAAATCCCATGTTTATgaatatgtttaattatgttcatATCGACGAAAAGTGgttttttttgtccaaaaaagtTGACAGGTACTACCTGCTTCGTGGAGAGCATGAGCCAGATCCGTATTGttcttacaaaattaaaaattttattccaaAGGTTATGTTTATGGCTGCTGTAGCACGTCCTCGATTTGATGAAAATGGAATTGAGTTGTTTTCTAGAAAAATAGGTATTTTTTCGTTTGTAGTTAAGGAACCAGCTAAGCGGAATAGCAAAAATCGAACAGCAGAAACTATGGAAACAAAGCCCATTCAGTCAGTAGCTAAAGATATCACTAGAGCTTGCTTGATAGAGAAAGTTCTTCCTGCTATTAGAGCAATATGGCCAGCTTCCAATTCAAATAATCCTATCTTTTTACAACAAGATAATGCAAGGCCACATATTGGTAACAATGATTTGGAATTTATTGAAGCTGCCCGACAAGATGGATTTGACATTAGATTGTGTTTTAAACCATCGAACAGTTCAGATTTAAATGTTTTAGATCTTGGTTTTTTTAGAgcaatccaaagtcttcaatatCAAAAGGCCCCTAAAAATGTTGATGAATTAGCGGAAGCAGTGGAAAGATCTTTTGATGAAATGAAAGCGAAACAACTCAATCATTGA
- the LOC124895197 gene encoding zinc finger A20 and AN1 domain-containing stress-associated protein 8-like codes for MILLKQEHAKLAAASSKDVVRRSSSSDESELVLVGAAVASADLASQISQVKSKEGLKKCTACRKCVGLTGFSCKCGDLFCAVHHY; via the coding sequence ATGATACTACTGAAGCAGGAACATGCAAAGCTTGCAGCTGCATCCAGCAAAGACGTCGTACGCAGAAGCTCAAGCAGCGATGAATCAGAACTTGTTCTTGTAGGTGCCGCGGTTGCATCTGCAGATTTAGCCTCTCAGATTTCACAAGTGAAGTCAAAAGAGGGTTTGAAAAAGTGCACAGCTTGTCGTAAGTGTGTGGGATTAACGGGGTTTAGTTGCAAATGTGGTGATCTTTTCTGCGCAGTTCATCATTATTGA
- the LOC124895198 gene encoding zinc finger A20 and AN1 domain-containing stress-associated protein 8-like, whose product MILLKQEHAKLAAASIKDVVRRSSSSVESELALAGAAVASADLASQISQVNSKEGLKKHTTCRKRVVLTGFRCKCCDVFCAVHHYSDKHNYPFDNWNAGDNAIEKANPIIVAEKLNKI is encoded by the coding sequence ATGATACTACTGAAGCAGGAACATGCAAAGCTTGCAGCTGCATCCATCAAAGACGTCGTACGCAGAAGCTCAAGCAGCGTTGAATCAGAACTTGCTCTTGCCGGTGCCGCGGTTGCATCTGCAGATTTAGCCTCCCAGATTTCACAAGTGAATTCAAAAGAGGGTTTGAAAAAGCACACAACTTGTCGTAAGCGTGTGGTATTAACGGGGTTCAGATGCAAATGTTGTGATGTTTTCTGCGCAGTTCATCATTATTCAGACAAACACAACTACCCGTTTGATAATTGGAATGCTGGTGACAATGCAATAGAAAAAGCAAATCCTATCATTGTAGCTGAAAAGCTTAATAAGATCTAA